One segment of Pasteurella skyensis DNA contains the following:
- the pta gene encoding phosphate acetyltransferase: protein MSRTIILIPTTAGVGLTSVSLGFVHSLEQKGAKVGFLKPISQPISGSDELDRSTSIIKTSQTVEVGTPIMLSDAETLIGENQTDVLLEKIVEHHQKIAKNNEIIVVEGVIPTRRSAYANHINYEIAQTLDAEIILVATPGTDTPEQLKERVDVAASEFGGRNNPNLLGVIINKFNAPVDETGRTRPDLTEIFDSFQHLNRNINIKELHRLFAKSQVKLLACVEWKPELIETRAIDIAKHLSATIIQEGELHTRRIRGVTFCARSLPNMIEHMKAGSLIVTSADRPDVIIAAALSIMNGIEIGAILLTGGYKLDLGVRNLCQQAFEKGVPIFRIEGNTWQTALSLQSFSLEVPIDDKVRIEKIKQYVSEQLSNEFITNITNDTARTRHLSPAAFRYQLTEFARAAKKRIVLPEGDEPRTVKAAALCAERGIADCILLAPVADVKRVAEAQGVQLGKGVTIIDPATIRNNYVDRLVELRKNKGMTEVVAREQLLDNVVLGTMMLEAEEVDGLVSGAVHTTANTIRPPMQIIKTAPGSSIVSSIFFMLLPDQVLVYGDCAVNPDPNAEQLAEIAIQSAESAKAFGVEPRVAMISYSTGTSGSGADVEKVKEATRIAQEKRPDLIIDGPLQYDAAVMEDVARSKAPNSPVAGKATVFVFPDLNTGNTTYKAVQRSADLVSIGPMLQGMRKPVNDLSRGALVDDIVYTIALTAIQATQG from the coding sequence ATGTCTAGAACTATTATCCTTATTCCAACTACTGCTGGTGTGGGTTTAACCAGTGTGAGTTTGGGATTTGTTCATTCACTTGAACAAAAAGGTGCCAAAGTAGGTTTTTTAAAGCCAATCTCTCAACCAATAAGTGGAAGTGATGAACTAGATCGCTCAACAAGTATTATCAAAACATCACAAACTGTTGAAGTGGGAACACCAATAATGTTAAGTGATGCGGAAACATTAATTGGTGAAAATCAAACCGATGTGTTATTAGAAAAAATTGTTGAACACCATCAAAAAATCGCTAAAAATAATGAAATTATTGTGGTTGAAGGTGTTATTCCAACACGTAGAAGTGCTTATGCAAATCATATCAATTATGAGATTGCACAAACTTTAGATGCTGAAATTATTTTAGTGGCAACCCCTGGAACAGATACACCAGAACAATTAAAAGAGCGAGTGGATGTTGCTGCTTCTGAATTTGGTGGACGTAATAATCCTAATTTATTAGGGGTAATTATTAATAAATTTAATGCGCCTGTTGATGAAACGGGACGAACTCGTCCTGACTTAACAGAAATTTTTGATTCATTCCAACATTTAAATCGCAATATAAATATAAAAGAATTACATCGTTTATTTGCAAAAAGCCAAGTGAAACTACTCGCTTGTGTGGAATGGAAACCTGAATTAATTGAAACACGTGCTATTGATATTGCAAAACACTTAAGTGCAACCATTATTCAAGAAGGTGAATTACATACTCGTCGTATTCGTGGTGTTACTTTCTGTGCAAGAAGTTTACCAAATATGATCGAACATATGAAAGCGGGTTCATTAATCGTAACATCTGCCGATCGTCCTGATGTGATTATTGCCGCCGCACTTTCTATTATGAACGGTATTGAAATTGGTGCTATTTTATTAACTGGCGGCTATAAATTAGATTTAGGAGTGAGAAATCTTTGCCAGCAAGCTTTTGAAAAAGGTGTGCCTATTTTCCGTATCGAAGGCAATACTTGGCAAACCGCCCTTAGTCTACAAAGTTTCAGTTTAGAAGTACCTATTGATGATAAAGTGCGTATTGAAAAAATCAAACAATATGTATCAGAACAGCTTTCTAATGAATTTATTACCAATATTACTAATGATACCGCACGTACCAGACATCTCTCCCCTGCCGCATTCCGTTATCAGTTAACTGAATTTGCTCGTGCAGCTAAAAAACGTATTGTACTTCCAGAAGGTGATGAACCTCGTACTGTAAAAGCTGCGGCATTATGTGCTGAACGTGGTATTGCAGACTGTATTTTATTAGCACCCGTTGCAGACGTGAAACGAGTCGCTGAAGCTCAAGGTGTTCAACTTGGTAAAGGTGTAACAATTATTGATCCTGCAACTATCCGTAACAACTATGTTGATCGTTTAGTTGAACTGCGTAAAAATAAAGGAATGACAGAAGTTGTTGCTCGTGAGCAATTATTAGACAATGTTGTTCTGGGTACAATGATGTTAGAAGCAGAAGAAGTGGATGGCTTAGTATCCGGTGCCGTACACACCACAGCGAACACCATTCGCCCACCTATGCAAATTATCAAAACTGCACCGGGTAGCTCAATTGTTTCTTCAATCTTCTTTATGCTATTGCCAGATCAAGTACTGGTTTATGGTGACTGTGCAGTAAACCCAGATCCAAATGCAGAACAATTAGCCGAAATTGCTATTCAATCTGCGGAATCAGCAAAAGCATTCGGTGTTGAACCCCGTGTTGCGATGATCTCTTACTCAACAGGGACATCAGGTTCTGGTGCAGATGTTGAAAAAGTAAAAGAAGCAACGCGTATCGCACAAGAAAAACGTCCAGATTTAATTATTGATGGACCTTTACAATATGATGCTGCCGTTATGGAAGATGTGGCTCGCTCTAAAGCACCAAACTCTCCAGTTGCAGGTAAAGCTACGGTATTTGTATTCCCTGACTTAAATACAGGTAATACAACTTACAAAGCAGTACAACGCTCTGCAGATCTTGTTTCGATCGGACCAATGTTACAAGGTATGCGTAAACCAGTAAACGACTTATCTCGTGGTGCATTGGTTGATGATATTGTTTATACAATCGCATTAACTGCAATTCAAGCGACACAAGGTTAG
- the priC gene encoding primosomal replication protein PriC → MTFKNSIHHELAIFEPYLAQSITIYTHCFSQQTQTVQQFVNEIEQTAQILSKLTQNDMAEFYSDRLILQYRTLQKGIERLKNKTHQNEKMRKKFQSSYRFPKNIHAMRPSKRLEEYKKALRLLNDKISWIIEQGYDAQTMDDKTYWQIKLQETDFRKQKCLDAIEKTEEELLKSR, encoded by the coding sequence ATGACATTCAAAAATTCAATTCATCACGAGTTAGCAATATTTGAGCCTTACTTGGCACAATCTATAACGATCTATACTCATTGTTTTTCACAACAAACTCAAACTGTCCAACAATTTGTAAACGAGATTGAACAAACGGCTCAAATACTCTCTAAACTCACTCAAAATGATATGGCTGAATTTTATTCAGATAGGCTTATTTTACAATATCGTACCTTACAGAAAGGGATTGAACGATTAAAAAATAAAACTCATCAAAATGAAAAAATGCGTAAAAAGTTTCAATCATCGTACCGCTTCCCTAAAAATATTCACGCAATGCGACCGTCAAAACGTTTAGAAGAATATAAAAAAGCATTGCGTTTACTTAATGATAAAATCAGTTGGATTATTGAACAAGGCTATGATGCTCAAACAATGGACGATAAAACTTACTGGCAGATTAAATTACAAGAAACCGATTTTCGCAAACAAAAATGTTTAGATGCCATTGAAAAAACAGAAGAAGAGTTATTAAAAAGTAGATAA
- a CDS encoding peptidylprolyl isomerase codes for MIILHTNFGDIKVELNFDKAPISAKNFEDYCKEGFYDNTIFHRVIDGFMIQGGGMESGFIEKQTKATIKNEANNGLSNKRGTLAMARTSEPHSASAQFFINVADNTFLDHKSETMQGWGYAVFAEVVEGMDVVDKIKGVKTGNRGFHQDVPKEEVVITSVTVE; via the coding sequence ATGATTATATTACATACAAACTTTGGCGATATCAAAGTTGAATTAAATTTTGACAAAGCACCTATCTCAGCTAAAAACTTTGAAGATTATTGCAAAGAAGGATTTTACGATAACACCATCTTTCACCGTGTTATTGATGGCTTTATGATTCAAGGTGGTGGAATGGAAAGTGGTTTTATTGAGAAGCAAACCAAAGCAACCATCAAAAATGAAGCAAATAATGGTTTAAGCAACAAGCGTGGTACTCTGGCAATGGCTCGCACTTCAGAACCACACTCTGCTTCTGCACAATTTTTTATCAACGTCGCAGATAACACTTTCTTAGATCATAAGTCGGAAACAATGCAAGGCTGGGGCTATGCCGTATTTGCTGAAGTGGTTGAAGGTATGGATGTTGTGGACAAAATCAAGGGTGTGAAAACAGGTAATCGTGGTTTCCACCAAGATGTACCAAAAGAAGAAGTGGTGATTACATCAGTCACTGTTGAATAA
- a CDS encoding YdcF family protein, translating into MSLFLKTGRIILLIIGMILVIDCSILFLFLKFNFGTVVPFLIGVIFVAHAIFWEKIQDFIAQNKWKKRVWYLLWSLFIIWLISFVIFVLALVKQINSQPPATKIQAVIILGAGVNGDKPTPTLASRLDKAVQIIHQQPTLPTIITAGGVGFGRDVSEAYVMAKYLQKQHSIPMKVINQENKSQSTEENLLFSQPILINRGIRPNTDKIAIVTNDFHTIRAKAIAQKQGYNNVITVASTTPLSIRFNAWFREYFAFISGWLLREY; encoded by the coding sequence ATGAGTTTATTTCTTAAAACTGGACGTATCATTTTGCTCATTATCGGTATGATACTGGTAATTGACTGCTCTATATTATTTTTATTTCTAAAATTCAATTTTGGCACAGTTGTTCCTTTTTTAATTGGCGTGATTTTTGTTGCTCACGCTATTTTTTGGGAAAAAATTCAGGATTTTATCGCTCAAAATAAATGGAAAAAAAGAGTGTGGTATCTACTGTGGAGCTTGTTTATTATTTGGTTGATTAGTTTCGTGATTTTTGTACTCGCCCTTGTGAAACAAATTAACTCACAACCTCCTGCAACAAAGATACAAGCAGTGATCATTTTAGGTGCAGGTGTAAACGGTGATAAACCAACTCCAACCCTTGCTAGTCGATTAGATAAGGCTGTGCAAATTATTCATCAACAACCTACTTTGCCTACAATTATTACAGCAGGAGGTGTTGGCTTTGGACGTGACGTGAGTGAAGCATACGTTATGGCAAAATATCTACAGAAACAGCATAGTATTCCTATGAAAGTGATTAATCAAGAAAACAAAAGCCAAAGTACTGAGGAAAATTTATTATTTAGCCAGCCGATTTTAATCAATAGAGGAATTCGTCCAAATACAGATAAAATTGCTATTGTGACTAATGATTTCCATACTATTCGAGCAAAAGCTATTGCCCAAAAGCAAGGCTATAATAATGTTATTACCGTAGCAAGCACTACCCCTTTATCTATTCGTTTTAATGCGTGGTTTCGGGAATATTTTGCATTTATTAGTGGTTGGCTACTCAGAGAATATTAA
- the yjgA gene encoding ribosome biogenesis factor YjgA, protein MAKKQHNEIDWTDEEEEIIWVSKSEIKRDAEDLKKLGTQLVELSNAKLDTVPLNENLKEAITLAQRLKMEARRRQIQYIGKLLRQCDVEPIQEALDKLNNTHKQQQAMLHKIEVIREQLIEQGDAAINNLMTDYPTLDRQKLRSLVRGVLKERENNKPPKNFREIYQYLKSIMLN, encoded by the coding sequence ATGGCGAAAAAACAGCATAATGAAATAGATTGGACAGATGAGGAAGAAGAGATCATTTGGGTCAGTAAAAGTGAGATAAAACGAGATGCAGAAGATTTAAAAAAATTAGGGACTCAACTTGTTGAATTATCAAATGCTAAACTTGATACCGTACCACTGAATGAAAACTTAAAAGAAGCGATTACATTGGCTCAACGTTTAAAAATGGAGGCACGTCGTCGCCAAATCCAATATATTGGAAAACTGTTGCGTCAATGTGATGTTGAACCTATCCAAGAAGCCTTAGATAAATTGAATAATACTCATAAACAACAGCAAGCAATGTTACATAAAATTGAAGTTATTCGTGAACAGTTAATTGAGCAAGGTGATGCTGCGATTAATAATTTAATGACTGACTACCCTACGCTAGATCGTCAAAAATTACGTAGTTTGGTACGTGGTGTTCTAAAAGAGAGAGAAAATAATAAACCACCTAAGAATTTTCGTGAAATTTACCAATATTTGAAAAGTATAATGTTAAATTAA
- a CDS encoding acetate kinase: MSNKNLILILNCGSSSLKFAVLDPVTGDETLSGLAEAFHLEDARIKWKLNGEKGSADLGAGAAHTQALDFLAKNILTDELKQSIAAIGHRIVHGGEKFTESAVITDEVIKGIEDAVEFAPLHNPAHLIGIKEAFRIFPELKERNVAVFDTAFHQTMPEEAYLYAIPYAMYKENGVRRYGAHGTSHYFVSREAAKTLGIAEDKINVITCHLGNGASIAVVRDGKCIDTSMGLTPLEGLVMGTRSGDLDPAILFYMYDTLGMSMEEINQTLTKKSGLLGLTEVTSDCRYAEDNYDKEAAAKRALDVFCYKLAKYIGSYMAVIGDRLDAIVFTGGIGENSSLVRELTLNHLKLFGYQLDEERNLAARFGNAGVITKDGTPVSIVLPTNEELVIARDTAKLTA, from the coding sequence ATGTCTAATAAAAATTTAATTCTTATCCTTAACTGCGGTAGTTCATCTTTAAAATTTGCAGTACTTGATCCTGTTACGGGTGATGAAACCTTATCAGGTCTTGCTGAAGCGTTTCATCTTGAAGATGCTCGCATTAAATGGAAGTTAAATGGTGAAAAAGGAAGTGCTGATTTAGGTGCAGGTGCTGCACACACACAAGCGTTGGATTTCCTTGCAAAAAATATTTTAACCGATGAATTAAAACAGAGTATTGCAGCGATCGGTCATCGTATTGTTCACGGTGGAGAAAAATTCACTGAATCTGCTGTTATCACCGATGAAGTTATCAAAGGTATTGAAGATGCGGTTGAATTTGCGCCTCTTCACAACCCTGCTCATTTAATTGGAATTAAAGAAGCATTTAGAATTTTCCCTGAATTAAAAGAACGTAACGTTGCTGTTTTTGATACAGCATTCCACCAAACAATGCCAGAAGAAGCTTATTTATATGCTATTCCTTATGCAATGTACAAAGAAAATGGAGTACGTCGCTATGGAGCTCACGGAACAAGCCATTACTTCGTTAGCCGTGAAGCTGCAAAAACATTAGGTATTGCAGAAGATAAAATCAATGTGATTACGTGTCATTTAGGTAATGGTGCGTCAATTGCTGTTGTTCGTGATGGTAAATGTATTGATACCTCAATGGGCTTAACACCTTTAGAAGGTTTAGTAATGGGTACGCGTAGTGGTGATTTAGATCCTGCTATTCTTTTCTATATGTACGATACTTTAGGTATGAGTATGGAAGAGATTAATCAAACATTAACCAAAAAATCTGGATTATTAGGTTTAACAGAAGTTACCAGTGATTGTCGTTATGCAGAAGACAATTATGATAAAGAAGCGGCAGCCAAACGTGCGTTGGATGTATTCTGCTATAAATTAGCGAAATATATCGGTTCTTATATGGCGGTTATTGGCGATCGCTTAGATGCGATTGTCTTTACTGGTGGAATCGGTGAAAACTCTTCATTAGTTCGTGAATTAACCTTAAATCACTTAAAATTATTTGGTTATCAACTAGATGAAGAAAGAAACTTAGCAGCACGTTTTGGTAACGCAGGCGTAATTACAAAAGACGGTACACCAGTATCTATTGTTCTTCCAACAAATGAAGAATTAGTAATTGCACGAGATACAGCTAAGCTAACTGCATAA
- a CDS encoding HAD family hydrolase, which produces MQKFPFVDEFFDKFGEQICFVTDLTSHIQFRKIQQLGLSDKVKYIVTSEATGHEKPHPFMFLQGLQKLNLPIEQVCMIGDSVEKDILGARNIGLDAFWLNLANKKSEYNDKGIIEIHTFSDLKNYL; this is translated from the coding sequence ATGCAGAAATTTCCTTTTGTGGACGAATTTTTTGATAAATTTGGTGAGCAGATTTGTTTTGTCACTGATTTAACCAGCCATATTCAGTTTAGAAAAATTCAGCAATTAGGTTTATCGGATAAAGTTAAATATATTGTAACCAGTGAAGCAACAGGACACGAAAAGCCACACCCTTTTATGTTTTTACAGGGATTACAAAAACTCAATTTACCGATAGAGCAAGTTTGTATGATAGGGGATAGCGTTGAGAAAGACATTTTAGGGGCGAGAAATATTGGGCTTGACGCTTTTTGGTTAAACTTAGCAAATAAAAAAAGCGAGTATAACGATAAAGGAATTATCGAAATACACACTTTTTCAGATCTTAAAAATTATCTTTAA
- the pmbA gene encoding metalloprotease PmbA, translating to MSLVTKEELQQQKETLQEAVSFALNIAKKAGAEAEVAVTKVTGLSVSTRLEQTENIEFNNDGSLGISVYLGKCKGNASTSDLQPKSIQQAVESALAIAKYTSEDECAGLADKELLAFDPLDLDLYHQADIDVDQAVEMAIQAEHCALNFDKRIVNSEGATFNSHSGVRMYGNTHGMLQGYLSSRYSLSTSVIAAYNDQLERDYAYTISREFNQLQSPQWVGEQSAMRAVKRLNPQKLSTREVPVIFANEVATGLISHLATAISGGALYRKASFMQDKLGEQVLPNWFEISEHPHLLRQLASSPFDSEGVRTQDREIIKAGILETYLVTSYSGRKLGLKSTGHAGGIHNWIVKPNRTGGLETLLKEMGTGLLVTEMMGSAINGVTGEYSRGASGFWVENGEIQYPVAEITIAGRLQDMYQNLVAVSDDVELRSNIQTGAILLESLKVSGE from the coding sequence ATGTCATTAGTGACGAAAGAAGAATTACAACAACAAAAAGAAACATTACAAGAAGCAGTCAGTTTTGCACTAAATATTGCAAAAAAAGCAGGGGCAGAGGCAGAAGTTGCCGTTACTAAAGTTACAGGATTATCAGTTTCCACTCGTTTAGAACAAACAGAAAATATTGAATTTAATAACGATGGATCATTGGGGATCTCTGTTTATTTAGGCAAATGCAAAGGCAATGCCTCTACTTCAGATCTACAACCAAAATCTATACAACAAGCGGTAGAATCTGCTTTAGCTATTGCAAAATATACCTCTGAAGATGAATGTGCAGGCTTAGCTGATAAAGAATTATTAGCCTTTGATCCCCTTGATTTAGATTTATATCATCAAGCAGATATCGACGTGGATCAAGCTGTTGAAATGGCAATTCAAGCCGAGCATTGTGCGTTAAATTTTGATAAACGAATTGTAAACAGTGAAGGAGCCACCTTTAATTCACACAGTGGTGTGAGAATGTATGGTAATACACACGGAATGTTGCAAGGTTATCTTTCAAGCCGCTATTCACTTTCTACCAGTGTGATTGCAGCTTATAATGATCAATTAGAGCGCGATTATGCTTATACGATTTCACGTGAATTTAATCAGTTACAATCACCACAGTGGGTAGGTGAACAGTCAGCAATGAGAGCAGTAAAACGCTTAAATCCTCAAAAATTAAGCACCAGAGAAGTCCCTGTGATTTTTGCCAATGAAGTGGCAACGGGTTTAATTAGTCATTTAGCAACGGCGATCAGCGGAGGTGCGTTGTATCGTAAAGCAAGTTTTATGCAAGATAAATTGGGCGAGCAAGTATTACCAAATTGGTTTGAAATTTCAGAACATCCCCATCTATTACGTCAATTAGCCTCATCGCCTTTTGACAGTGAAGGGGTTCGCACTCAAGATCGAGAAATTATCAAAGCAGGTATTTTAGAAACTTACCTTGTTACCAGTTATAGTGGACGTAAATTAGGATTAAAATCTACAGGGCACGCAGGGGGCATTCATAATTGGATCGTTAAACCAAATCGAACAGGCGGATTAGAAACCTTACTCAAAGAGATGGGAACGGGTTTACTTGTAACGGAAATGATGGGTAGTGCCATTAACGGTGTAACGGGAGAATATTCTCGTGGTGCATCAGGTTTTTGGGTAGAAAACGGCGAAATCCAATATCCCGTTGCGGAAATTACTATTGCAGGTAGATTGCAAGATATGTACCAAAATTTAGTTGCAGTGAGTGATGATGTGGAGTTGCGATCAAATATTCAAACAGGAGCGATATTGTTGGAGAGTTTGAAGGTTTCTGGGGAGTAG